Proteins found in one Paenibacillus borealis genomic segment:
- a CDS encoding AzlD domain-containing protein, with protein MEIRLDIFFIILGAALVTFIPRVLPLMLLSRISIPDWGMRWLSYVPIAVMAALVAQELFVTDGKFAALSTNVELIAALPSFWVAVKTRSLLGTVVTGILALMLLRLLF; from the coding sequence ATGGAAATAAGACTGGACATCTTCTTCATTATCCTGGGAGCCGCACTCGTTACCTTCATCCCGCGGGTTCTTCCGCTTATGCTGCTTAGCCGGATTTCAATTCCGGACTGGGGAATGCGCTGGCTCAGTTATGTACCGATTGCGGTTATGGCTGCATTGGTCGCCCAGGAACTATTCGTAACAGACGGCAAGTTCGCCGCGCTTTCCACGAATGTGGAGCTGATCGCGGCATTGCCCTCCTTCTGGGTGGCCGTCAAAACCCGCAGCCTGCTGGGAACCGTAGTTACCGGCATCCTGGCGCTGATGCTGCTGCGTCTGCTGTTCTGA